One genomic segment of Nerophis lumbriciformis linkage group LG20, RoL_Nlum_v2.1, whole genome shotgun sequence includes these proteins:
- the LOC133619631 gene encoding amyloid-beta A4 precursor protein-binding family A member 1-like: MSHKYPEGWTGEVGKERPAASVPQRPRQDNGSVPGDPPIRRTWRPCQMLSQDGELSSHHHHHHHQQLSHHYHPHAARNPPHQRNRQSSVNGLSQNQGQYSGTVPEVVPFNESQESDQRPVQQPRAAVNRYRRRGDPNPRLRAHKPKPANKEILQTLSVAEPREGPADITEEDMTDISPKDQIQGRGSPYQTPVAVVTPTHLSSEAVHLDLQQNFQDIDVVCEDDVKEVKEDEKPEPSLNGGDHQPTTDYSDFSHDNVQSVKDEENPDMDVENQEEIIDDVLDVEAQGFEITDLCSDTESAASLNNDGPLHSPPPLQSPTPPSSPDAPFFPMLDHFSEDANMSPLPDNDLLPEDEEECSESPSEYYPKTYADFYTESHQKSYLQPVKESETNCHLKSFPEPLNASYSEVLREPHIQSCQMTKPYEAQKEPPNELFTTHKQENVQKVSPTKGTHYAPRRSRDRGFHLPHVDSSVGCRLHHYDAQSDGEGGSANHSPIQKSFWNAPRQADTRTKHSSPGQSRSGGTRDEVGPNAEVSGDTISLVIRDIREAIEEVKTKTVRSPYTPDQPVEPIWVMRQEISPTEEVKSLQMMAGNSSPQSFSQSASRSPSHHASLCDPDSCSPLSDESVKVPLSQQHPEHQPQSNNHHHQGRPSQQRDVTKQPHPYMQPKLAHQQQYHQQNQHPPHQSHQVQPSSQQPSVQEIRRSLPPFPTFVDIPGPCDPEDLIDGIIFAATYLGCTNLLSERTPTKSARMEQAQEAMNQVRAAQKQAKNRKKSPDSETPSTAEVDLFMSTQRIKVLNADTQESLMDLPLRTISYIADIGNMVVLMARGKMVRSRSAQESLNNTAEQSSMSNDDRRVYRMICHVFESEDAQLIAQSIGQSFSVAYQEFLRANGIDPEDLSQREYSDLLNTQDMYNDDLIHFSKSENCRDVYIEKQKGELVGVVIVESGWGSILPTVIIASLMHGGPAEKSGRLNIGDQIMTINGTSLVGLPLSTCQSIIKGLKCQCRIKMNIVRCPPVTMVLIRRPDLRYQLGFSVQNGIICSLMRGGIAERGGVRVGHRIIEINSQSVVATPHERIVQILSNAMGEIHMKTMPAAMYRLLTAQEQPVFI, encoded by the exons ATGAGCCATAAGTATCCGGAAGGGTGGACTGGGGAAGTAGGCAAGGAACGCCCAGCAGCCTCGGTTCCTCAGCGGCCTAGGCAGGACAATGGATCAGTGCCAGGAGACCCTCCTATACGCCGAACCTGGAGGCCGTGTCAGATGCTTAGTCAAGATGGAGAGTTGAGttcccaccatcatcatcatcatcatcaacaattgTCTCATCACTACCACCCACACGCAGCTCGTAATCCACCACATCAACGCAATCGTCAGTCATCAGTAAATGGACTAAGCCAAAACCAGGGTCAGTATTCTGGTACTGTACCAGAGGTGGTCCCTTTTAATGAAAGTCAAGAAAGTGATCAACGTCCTGTCCAACAGCCTCGCGCTGCTGTTAACCGTTACCGCCGCCGTGGTGACCCAAATCCAAGACTCAGAGCTCACAAACCGAAGCCTGCAAACAAAGAgatactgcaaacattatcagttGCAGAACCAAGGGAAGGTCCGGCAGACATTACAGAGGAAGACATGACAGATATATCTCCAAAGGACCAAATACAGGGCAGAGGATCTCCCTATCAGACTCCTGTTGCTGTGGTCACCCCTACCCACCTCTCATCAGAGGCAGTCCATCTTGACCTGCAACAGAATTTCCAGGATATTGATGTGGTCTGTGAAGATGACGTGAAGGAAGTTAAGGAGGATGAAAAGCCAGAGCCGTCATTAAATGGAGGAGATCATCAACCAACCACAGATTACTCGGATTTCAGCCATGACAACGTGCAGTCAGTGAAGGATGAAGAAAATCCAGACATGGATGTAGAAAATCAGGAAGAAATCATTGATGATGTTCTTGATGTTGAAGCTCAGGGATTTGAAATCACTGATCTATGCTCGGACACAGAAAGTGCTGCTTCTCTCAATAACGATGGACCTCTCCACAGCCCACCCCCACTACAGTCCCCAACTCCGCCATCGTCTCCTGATGCTCCATTTTTCCCAATGCTGGACCACTTTAGTGAGGATGCTAATATGAGCCCTCTGCCAGACAATGATCTGCTGCCTGAAGATGAAGAGGAGTGCTCCGAATCGCCCTCTGAATATTACCCCAAAACCTATGCAGACTTTTACACAGAATCCCACCAAAAGTCTTACCTGCAGCCTGTTAAGGAGTCAGAGACAAATTGCCATCTCAAGTCTTTTCCAGAACCCCTTAATGCATCTTATTCTGAGGTACTCAGAGAACCTCACATTCAGTCTTGTCAAATGACTAAGCCATATGAGGCCCAGAAGGAGCCCCCCAATGAGCTATTTACCACCCATAAACAGGAGAATGTACAAAAAGTCTCGCCTACCAAAGGCACCCATTATGCACCAAGGCGCTCCAGGGACCGAGGTTTCCATCTCCCCCATGTGGACAGCTCTGTCGGCTGCCGGCTGCACCACTATGATGCCCAGTCTGATGGAGAGGGGGGCAGTGCTAATCATAGCCCTATTCAGAAAAGTTTTTGGAATGCACCTAGACAAGCAGATACACGGACCAAGCACTCATCCCCTGGACAGAGCAGGTCAGGCGGGACCAGGGATGAGGTAGGTCCGAATGCAGAGGTATCCGGAGACACCATCAGCCTTGTGATAAGAGACATCAGGGAGGCAATTGAGGAGGTTAAGACCAAGACTGTGCGGTCCCCTTACACTCCTGACCAGCCAGTGGAGCCCATTTGGGTGATGAGGCAGGAAATCAGCCCCACAGAGGAAGTCAAGTCACTACAGATGATGGCAGGCAAC TCTTCTCCTCAGTCCTTCTCCCAGTCAGCATCAAGGTCTCCATCACACCATGCCTCATTGTGTGATCCGGACTCTTGCAGTCCACTGAGCGACGAGTCCGTCAAAGTCCCCCTTTCCCAACAACATCCTGAACATCAGCCCCAAAGCAACAACCATCACCACCAAGGCCGCCCATCACAACAGAGGGATGTCACAAAGCAACCTCACCCATACATGCAGCCAAAACTTGCACACCAACAGCAGTATCACCAACAGAATCAACATCCACCACATCAGTCACATCAGGTTCAGCCTTCTTCACAGCAGCCATCAGTCCAGGAA ATACGCAGATCTCTTCCTCCATTTCCCACATTTGTGGATA TCCCCGGACCATGTGACCCTGAAGACCTTATTGATGGCATCATCTTTGCTGCAACCTACCTGGGCTGTACCAACCTTCTTTCGGAGAGGACGCCTACAAAGAGTGCCCGCATGGAGCAGGCACAGGAAGCCATGAACCAAGTGAGG GCGGCGCAAAAGCAAGCAAAAAACAGGAAAAAG AGTCCTGACAGTGAAACTCCATCCACTGCTGAAGTGGATCTTTTCATGTCCACGCAAAGAATCAAAGTCCTCAATGCAGACACTCAg GAGTCTTTAATGGATCTGCCGCTAAGGACCATCTCCTACATCGCTGACATTGGCAACATGGTGGTTCTGATGGCCCGAGGGAAGATGGTTCGTTCTCGCAGCGCTCAGGAAAGCCTGAACAACACAGCTGAGCAAAGCTCCATGTCCAATGATGACAGACGCGTCTACAGAATGATTTGTCACGTCTTTGAGTCTGAGGAT GCTCAGCTGATTGCTCAGTCCATCGGTCAATCCTTCAGCGTGGCCTACCAGGAGTTTCTCAGGGCCAACGGCATCGACCCAGAGGATCTGAGTCAGAGGGAGTACAGCGACCTGCTCAACACTCAGGACATGTACAACGACGACCTCATCCACTTCTCCAAATCAGAGAACTGTAGAGAT GTTTACATTGAGAAACAGAAAGGAGAGCTTGTGGGCGTGGTCATCGTGGAGTCGGGTTGGGGATCCATCCTCCCCACCGTCATCATCGCCAGCCTGATGCACGGCGGTCCTGCCGAGAAGTCCGGCCGACTCAACATCGGCGACCAAATCATGACGATCAACGGGACCAGCTTGGTCGGTTTGCCGCTCAGCACCTGCCAAAGCATCATTAAA GGACTGAAATGTCAGTGCAGGATCAAGATGAACATAGTCCGCTGCCCACCTGTCACTATGGTGCTGATTCGCAGGCCGGACCTCAGATACCAGCTGGGCTTCAGCGTCCAGAACGGCATT ATCTGCAGCCTGATGAGGGGAGGAATCGCCGAGCGGGGTGGCGTACGTGTCGGTCACCGCATCATCGAGATCAACAGTCAGAGTGTCGTGGCGACGCCTCATGAGAGGATTGTTCAGATCCTGTCCAACGCCATGGGAGAG